DNA from Pseudomonadota bacterium:
GCTGGCCCTTAACAATATTGCGCTGAGCTGTGGTGAAAACCAGATTATAGGAGTTTTCGGGGCCAATAGTGCCGGAAAATCAACTTTGATGTATACTCTTTCGGGGATTATTTTAGACCTGATGAAGAAGGAAAAAATGCGGGGTGGGGAACAGATAACCGTAATGGGTAAAATTACTCTGCATGGCCGGGATATAAGCCGGCTCAAACCCCATCTGCGTGCCCGCATGGGGTTGGTTCTCTGTCCCGAAAGGAGGCGTCTTTTTCCCGAAAGCAGCGTCCTTGAAAACCTTAAGATCGGTGCCTATATGGCCACCCGAAAAGAGGCTAAGGAGACCCTGGAATATGTTATGGAGATCTTTTCCCCTTTAAAAAAGCTGCTTCGTCGCCCGGCTGGTTTCTTAAGTGGAGGGGAACAGCAGATGGCGGCCATCGGCCGGGCCATGATGGCGCAGCCGAAGCTCCTTTTACTCGATGAACCGCTTTTAGGTTTAAGCCCGGCCTACCAGCAGGTTGTTATGGAGTCGGTCAAGCTTATTCGTGAAACCAAAAAAATTTCCATTATAATAACGGAACAGTTTGCTCGGCCGGTTATTCCGATTGTTGACTATGCTTACATCATGGAGAACGGCTCCGGGGTGATGTCCGGATCCGGCCAGGAACTGCTCGATAATCCTGACGTCAAAGCGGCCTATTTCGGGGTATGACCAATTGGGGTACGATATGAATCAACGTAACACCTACACCTTTTCAGCTTTTGAAGCAGCTTGCCTGAAATATCCGGAGCGCAACGCCCTGATCTATCTGGGGCGGAAATTTTCCTATCGTTCTCTAAAGCAGATGATCGATCAGTTTGCCACCGCCCTGCATCGCTTAGAGGTGGGGTATCAGGACAAGGTCATGATCTATCTGGGCAATTCGCCGCAATGGATCATTGCTAATTTTGC
Protein-coding regions in this window:
- a CDS encoding ATP-binding cassette domain-containing protein, with product MLVAEGLMVFYENMLALNNIALSCGENQIIGVFGANSAGKSTLMYTLSGIILDLMKKEKMRGGEQITVMGKITLHGRDISRLKPHLRARMGLVLCPERRRLFPESSVLENLKIGAYMATRKEAKETLEYVMEIFSPLKKLLRRPAGFLSGGEQQMAAIGRAMMAQPKLLLLDEPLLGLSPAYQQVVMESVKLIRETKKISIIITEQFARPVIPIVDYAYIMENGSGVMSGSGQELLDNPDVKAAYFGV